A region from the Aegilops tauschii subsp. strangulata cultivar AL8/78 chromosome 5, Aet v6.0, whole genome shotgun sequence genome encodes:
- the LOC109752116 gene encoding uncharacterized protein, producing the protein MPSLKQYNSLVFAIDRQLFDHLSATKMKIGKAPALLKKAAAMCKSKTSVYTARLLVLVSLRRRMATVGTISQRIHALTVSNREKDAKVNYHKALMLRKAEKPTYHGGEMANPSHHLVFFDQEVAAGGCPDWTLHPIVSNGDDFSYTDEYGDDRDEPSVMNSMRSNQEAEGLEINVHDDIDLAAEMFIRKFREQMNERFS; encoded by the coding sequence ATGCCAAGCCTGAAGCAGTACAATTCCTTAGTTTTTGCCATTGACAGGCAGCTGTTTGACCACCTCTCAGCAACAAAGATGAAGATCGGCAAGGCCCCAGCGCTCCTGAAGAAGGCAGCAGCTATGTGCAAGAGCAAGACCAGCGTCTACACGGCCAGGCTTCTCGTCCTCGTCTCGCTTCGTCGCAGGATGGCCACGGTCGGCACCATTTCTCAAAGGATCCATGCCCTCACTGTGTCCAACCGGGAGAAGGATGCCAAAGTGAACTACCACAAGGCTCTCATGCTCCGCAAGGCCGAGAAGCCGACGTACCATGGTGGCGAGATGGCTAATCCGTCCCACCATTTAGTATTTTTTGATCAAGAGGTTGCTGCTGGTGGCTGCCCTGACTGGACACTGCACCCCATTGTCAGCAATGGCGATGATTTCAGTTACACTGACGAGTATGGCGATGATCGAGATGAGCCCTCGGTGATGAATTCAATGAGGAGCAACCAGGAGGCTGAGGGTTTGGAAATCAACGTGCATGACGATATCGACCTGGCTGCCGAAATGTTCATCAGAAAGTTTCGTGAGCAGATGAACGAGAGATTTTCATGA
- the LOC109752125 gene encoding uncharacterized protein, with translation MKIGKAPELLKKAAAMCKSKTVRLLILASLQRRRMATAAVVSRKIDALIVADWERADRHKALALGMVEKRPVIVHENDLEANFSSRLAMFGPKNGHGCFPADRTLHPLFNDDHENYRYTDDDDVVLDSCDQDDDDEPSVMDVIKINPEVEGLEFNMEVEIDQAADMFIRRFRQRLKRGILGSCLHMHVPRSSDFSSF, from the coding sequence ATGAAGATAGGGAAGGCTCCTGAGCTCCTGAAGAAGGCGGCAGCAATGTGCAAGAGCAAGACCGTCAGGCTCCTCATCCTTGCCTCGCTCCAGCGTCGTAGGATGGCCACGGCTGCCGTGGTCTCCCGCAAGATCGATGCGCTCATTGTAGCCGACTGGGAGAGAGCGGACCGCCACAAGGCTCTCGCGCTGGGCATGGTAGAGAAGAGACCGGTCATCGTCCATGAGAATGACTTGGAGGCCAATTTCTCTAGTCGCTTGGCGATGTTCGGTCCAAAGAATGGCCATGGTTGCTTCCCAGCTGACCGAACACTACATCCCCTCTTCAATGATGACCATGAGAACTATCGTTACACTGACGATGATGATGTGGTACTTGATTcatgtgatcaagatgatgaCGATGAGCCATCGGTCATGGATGTGATCAAGATAAACCCAGAAGTTGAAGGGTTGGAGTTCAACATGGAGGTGGAGATTGATCAGGCTGCTGATATGTTCATTAGGAGGTTCCGGCAACGGCTGAAACGAGGAATTTTAGGGTCTTGTTTGCACATGCATGTACCTCGGTCTAGtgatttttcttctttttag